The genomic stretch TCGGATCATCGCATGGGGTCGCTGAATATCCTCTCTATGCGCACTAAGAACGGGAGGCAACCAGCTGCGGGAATTGGGTTCGCTCTCGATGACAACAAGCGAGGCGATCTATCCCTTAGTCGTACCATGGGTGATGGCATCCTCAAAGGATCTGTTGTTTCTGACGGTCAGGTAGTTCAAAAAGGTGCAGAGCAGGTTTCGTACGATGAAATATATCATAGTATGGATGTATCACCCCAGAGTTCTGATGAAGTTTCTTGTTGGGAATGCACGACATACGTCGGAGGCGTATGTGCTGCTGGTGCTGCCCTCATAGCTAGGTTCGGCTGTGGAGCTGCCTGCACTCTGGCCGGATTCCTTGCTCCTGCATGTAAAATTGCCTGTACTGTTGTATTTGCCGCTATCGGTACAGTTATCTGTAGCTTTCCTGCATATTACGGTTGTCGACAAGCCGGTGTCTGCTAACAGGAGTCGTGATTATGAATCGTTTGCCCGTACAGCGGAACGATGCCGGTTGGTTCCCCCTCAAGGCTGGTTTAGCGACCGGAATCACCTTCTTCCTGGGCGCAGTTTTCGTCTGGACCTACTTGACGGACAACTATTCGTACATACTATTGATTTCATTAACGATGGGTGTCATTTCGGGGACGACATCGTATCTGGCTTGGAACTGGACGATAAAACCCCGCAGTAAATAGCCAGCCGGTCCGTCAACACCGGAGTTCAGTCCGATCACGCTCGGTGGCTGCCTGCCGGCGCACCGTCCCCGCCGGCTTGGGCTCGTCACTGCTCGGGCGGCGCTCGGTGGCACTCACGCCACCGGCGAAGCTCCGAAGTGACGATCGATCGGGGTGCGTGTTAGACCGACACCTCCGTTCGTGCCTCGCAGTCATGGTTCGTGGCTTCGAGGGTCGCCACGACGGTATGAGTGCCTGCGTCCGGCTGCTCCCACTCGCCCTCGTAGGTGACGGTTTCGCCGGGCGCGAGCTCTTCGGACTGGAGCGCCTGCGTGAACATCCGTCCCTGTGACCACCGCCAGCGCTCGTCGTCGCCGTCGAGCACCGCGAAGTCCGCGGTGCAGGAGTCACGGAAGGAGAGCTGCTCGGCCTCGTTGCCCTCGTTTTCGACGGTGAAGACGAACGCGACCCGATCCTCGTCCGTCCGGGTGTCGAGCGTGCCGGTGAGCGTCATGGCGGGAGTGTTCACATCGGAGCGACAAAACCGTACGGGCGGCCGGTAACGGTGAGGAGGAACAGTAGTGATGGAGATAGAACGGCAGTGATTTGCCGAGCGCTTGCCTACCGCGCGGCGTGCAGGTCGTCGGCTACGACTCCCGCCCGGACGCGCCAGGCCTCCTGATCACCGAAGCGGGTGGCATGCGCCGCGAGACGCTGACCTCCGGGACGGAGCTCGCCTACACCCTCCGCGAGCGCCACTGTGCGGGCACGATCGACGGAGAGACCCACGTCGCATGCGACCGCGAGCGTACGCCGTACTGTGAACTCCACACCGTTCCATGGGCCGTGGCGAACAACCGCGATTCCGACGAAGAGCACGCGATCTACCTCGCGGCGTTCGCGCCCAGGATGTTCAAGGTGGGCGTCACGCGATCGGCACGACTCGACACGAGGTTGCGCGAGCAGGGTGCCGACCGTGCCGCACACGTCGAGGTCGCCCCGGACGGCCGGAGCGCGCGCAGACGCGAGACCGCGATCGCCGACGACCACGACATCACCGAGCGAGTGCGGGTCCCGACGAAGATTCGCGGACTCGCCGACGTCGTGGATGTGGCGGCCTGGAACGAGCTGCTTTCGGCATTCGAAGTCCGTGACGAGTTCGCCTTCGAGTACGGCCTCGATCTCACGGAGCGCCCGGTCGCCGAGACGCTGCTCACCGGAACCGTGTGCGGTGTCAAGGGCCGAGTGCTGGTGCTCGATCACGCCGGGACGACCTACGCAGTCGATCTCCGGAGCCTGGTCGGCCACGAACTCACGACCGGCGCGACCGACCGGATGCTCCAGGCCAGCCTCACCGGGTTTCAGTGAGGGGGCGACCGGTCACCGAACCCTTTTCCGACGGGCCGGCGAACCCGGGCGCATGGCGAACGACGAACCCGACGACGAAAGCGTCGACACAACGGAGACGGACGCAGACACCGAAACCGACGCGAGCGAGGACGAACAGTCCTTCCGCGATCGCGTCGAGG from Halococcus agarilyticus encodes the following:
- a CDS encoding BsuPI-related putative proteinase inhibitor — translated: MTLTGTLDTRTDEDRVAFVFTVENEGNEAEQLSFRDSCTADFAVLDGDDERWRWSQGRMFTQALQSEELAPGETVTYEGEWEQPDAGTHTVVATLEATNHDCEARTEVSV
- a CDS encoding DUF2797 domain-containing protein, translating into MQVVGYDSRPDAPGLLITEAGGMRRETLTSGTELAYTLRERHCAGTIDGETHVACDRERTPYCELHTVPWAVANNRDSDEEHAIYLAAFAPRMFKVGVTRSARLDTRLREQGADRAAHVEVAPDGRSARRRETAIADDHDITERVRVPTKIRGLADVVDVAAWNELLSAFEVRDEFAFEYGLDLTERPVAETLLTGTVCGVKGRVLVLDHAGTTYAVDLRSLVGHELTTGATDRMLQASLTGFQ